The Salinibaculum sp. SYNS191 genome has a window encoding:
- a CDS encoding DUF7282 domain-containing protein, producing the protein MRKRPTAVLVVTLAVVATAAVPLAAGALAPPQQDATSSTPAQVETPDNQTDTPDNQTETPEEDDNVTTDETPEDNLTEEETPEDNVTIGETPEDNVTEEATPEDNVTEEATPEDNVTEAETPEANVTEEPTLAERITAAGLAFGNVTDSNLSVTFENQSTTGATVTVQNVTLPEGGFVAIHDERLLEGVVVDSVIGSSEYLEPGTTENVTISLFEVPGATYNDTSLLDGETLLAMPHLDTNDNETYDFVATGGLEDGPYLVDSLPFVDPANVTIALPGEPVTEEATPEENVTVGETPEDNVTEEATPEDNVTVGETPEENVTEEATPEDTATEGETPTETVTGEETPTGTVTGEETPEDTATEGATATETPFGEEETETGT; encoded by the coding sequence ATGAGGAAAAGACCAACAGCAGTACTCGTCGTCACCCTGGCTGTGGTGGCGACAGCAGCCGTTCCGCTGGCGGCCGGCGCACTCGCGCCGCCACAGCAGGACGCTACGTCGAGTACGCCGGCACAGGTCGAAACACCAGACAACCAGACCGACACACCAGATAACCAGACAGAGACGCCCGAGGAAGACGACAACGTCACGACTGACGAAACCCCGGAGGACAATCTGACCGAGGAAGAGACGCCGGAAGACAACGTCACGATTGGCGAGACGCCGGAGGACAACGTGACTGAGGAGGCGACGCCGGAAGACAATGTGACCGAGGAGGCGACGCCGGAGGACAACGTCACGGAAGCTGAGACACCGGAAGCGAACGTGACCGAGGAACCGACGCTCGCCGAGCGAATCACCGCTGCAGGCTTGGCGTTCGGCAACGTCACTGACAGCAACCTCTCGGTGACGTTCGAGAACCAGTCCACGACCGGGGCGACGGTCACCGTCCAGAACGTGACGCTCCCGGAGGGTGGCTTCGTCGCCATCCACGACGAGCGTCTCCTGGAGGGAGTCGTCGTCGACAGCGTCATCGGCTCCTCCGAGTACCTCGAACCCGGGACCACCGAGAACGTCACTATCTCCCTGTTCGAGGTTCCCGGTGCCACGTACAACGACACCTCGCTGCTCGACGGCGAGACGCTCCTGGCGATGCCACACCTCGACACCAACGACAACGAGACCTACGACTTCGTCGCCACGGGTGGACTGGAGGACGGCCCGTACCTCGTCGACAGCCTCCCGTTCGTCGACCCGGCCAACGTGACTATCGCCCTGCCGGGCGAACCGGTGACCGAGGAAGCGACGCCCGAGGAGAACGTTACGGTCGGCGAGACGCCGGAAGACAATGTGACCGAGGAAGCGACGCCGGAAGACAACGTCACAGTTGGCGAGACGCCGGAGGAGAACGTGACCGAGGAAGCGACGCCCGAAGACACCGCAACGGAGGGTGAGACGCCGACCGAGACGGTGACCGGCGAGGAGACGCCGACTGGGACCGTGACCGGCGAGGAGACACCCGAGGACACCGCCACGGAGGGTGCGACCGCCACCGAAACACCGTTCGGTGAGGAGGAAACCGAGACCGGCACGTAA